The Prochlorococcus marinus str. MIT 1214 sequence AATAAAAAGTATTTAAGATCATGACTCAATCTCATTTAAATCATGAAATTTATATAGTTCTAACTACTGAAGTCGACAAAAAAAATGCATCCAAATTAGCTGACTTACTCTTGAGAGAAAGATTAATACCTTGTGTAACTTTTAAAGATATCGAATCACATTTTTGGTGGGAAGGAAATATTAATCAATCGAAAGAAGTGCAATTAATAATTAAGTGTAAGAAGGAAAATGTAAACAAAGTTTGCAATAAGATTGCTGAATTGCATAGTTACGAAATACCAGAAATAATTTATTTTCCCGTTTCAGCTAATATAAATTACCATCATTGGGTGAATTCAATTTAAGCTTTCGATGTTTAGATTCCTAAATGCGAATTGATCAATTTTAAAAGATCAGTATTAGATCGAGATCCTAATTGTGTAACGATCTGTCCTGCACAAATAGATCCAATCTTTGCAGATAATTCTGGATTTAGACCATCTGCAAGCCCTTTTAAAAAACCTCCAGCATAAAGATCTCCTGCACCTGTGGTGTCAACAGCCTTTCCCAGAATGAAAGGATCTATATTTATTTCTTTGCCATTTGAAATTAGAATTGAGCCTTTTTCACCAATTGTGACTGCCGCAAGATCACATTTCTTTTTCAATTTCTCAAGTGATGCATTTAAAGAGGTTTTATACAAAGTTGTTATTTCATCTTCATTGGCAAATAATATATCTATGTGATCTTCAACTAGTTTTATAAAACTTTCACGGTGTCTACTTACACAAAATGAATCAGAAAGGGATAAAGCAACTTTTCGACCTGCATTTTTAGCTATTTCTGCCGCTTTAATAAATGCATTTTTAGCAGCTGGGTTGTCCCATAAATACCCCTCTAAATAAAGTATTTTTGCTTCCATGATTGCTGAGAGGTCGATATCCTTAGGTTCTAATAGAACTGAAGCACCTAGATAAGTGCACATAGTTCTCTGAGCATCTGGAGTGACAAAAATAAGACATCTTGCAGTAGAGGGGCCAATGGATGATGGTGGGGTTTTAAAAATGGTCCCAGTTGTTGATATTTCTTCTGTAAAGATTTTTCCTAGCTTGTCATTTCTTACCCTTCCAATAAAGGCTGCCTTCCCTCCTAACTGGGCTATACATGCTAATGAATTAGCAACAGAACCTCCTGATCTCTGAATTCTGTTGGTAGTCATTTCATAAAGTTCTTTAGCCTTATTTTCATCAATCAAGGTCATTGACCCTTTCTTGAAAGATAGTTTTTCTAGGAGATAATCATCAGTTGTTGTTAATACGTCTACAATTGCATTGCCAATTCCTACTATGTCTAGTGAAGGATTGTTTCTCTTGTTAGTCATTAAGTTGATTTGTAAATCATAAAAGCATAATTGCTCTATTTTTAAGAATTCAAAAGAGCTCTTTTTGGTCCATGAATAGGATCCTCAATAACAATTGTTTGATCTCTATTAGCTCCCAAAGAAACTATTGCTATAGGAACTTCCATAAGCTCTGCTAGGAATCTC is a genomic window containing:
- the cutA gene encoding divalent-cation tolerance protein CutA gives rise to the protein MTQSHLNHEIYIVLTTEVDKKNASKLADLLLRERLIPCVTFKDIESHFWWEGNINQSKEVQLIIKCKKENVNKVCNKIAELHSYEIPEIIYFPVSANINYHHWVNSI
- a CDS encoding adenosine kinase translates to MTNKRNNPSLDIVGIGNAIVDVLTTTDDYLLEKLSFKKGSMTLIDENKAKELYEMTTNRIQRSGGSVANSLACIAQLGGKAAFIGRVRNDKLGKIFTEEISTTGTIFKTPPSSIGPSTARCLIFVTPDAQRTMCTYLGASVLLEPKDIDLSAIMEAKILYLEGYLWDNPAAKNAFIKAAEIAKNAGRKVALSLSDSFCVSRHRESFIKLVEDHIDILFANEDEITTLYKTSLNASLEKLKKKCDLAAVTIGEKGSILISNGKEINIDPFILGKAVDTTGAGDLYAGGFLKGLADGLNPELSAKIGSICAGQIVTQLGSRSNTDLLKLINSHLGI